In Aedes albopictus strain Foshan chromosome 3, AalbF5, whole genome shotgun sequence, the following are encoded in one genomic region:
- the LOC134291906 gene encoding uncharacterized protein LOC134291906 produces the protein MGNPLSPALADLVMETLLDHVLEGIDIPIPFLKKYVDDLITALPIDMIEHVRNALNEFNSHIQFTCEMENNNQLPYLDMLLIRTAQQKIVTDWYKKPVASGRILNYFSFHPLTQKLNTATGFIGRVFKLSTCRSENEKKELVRDYLLNNNYSSSLINRLINRYINKNTNTHESNSSTHPEPKVYRSLHHVEKLTPALAKVINRNFPNVQLGFKCVKTNRLLFSKLKDATPQLEKRNVIYRIPCADCDCAYIGLTTQQLKNRLSGHRSLINRYADLKSSDPNRATEREEEFKKTALMVHVIENEHRFDLPGTKILEQDNRLNALQVLEMCHIFCDTKTVNYRTDTSNLSVVYSGLLHSITNGER, from the coding sequence ATGGGTAACCCATTGTCTCCGGCTCTTGCAGATTTAGTGATGGAAACATTGCTAGATCACGTGCTTGAAGGGATTGATATTCCTAttccatttttgaaaaagtacGTCGACGATTTGATCACCGCTCTTCCAATCGACATGATTGAACATGTGAGAAATGCGCTCAACGAGTTCAACTCACACATTCAATTTACGTGtgaaatggaaaataataatcaGCTGCCGTACCTTGACATGCTGCTTATACGCACAGCGCAGCAAAAAATCGTCACCGACTGGTACAAAAAACCTGTAGCATCGGGGcgcattttgaattatttttcatttcaccCTCTCACACAAAAACTAAACACGGCCACTGGCTTTATTGGGAGAGTGTTCAAGTTGTCGACGTGCAGATCAGAAAATGAGAAGAAAGAGTTGGTCCGGGATTATCTGCTAAACAACAACTACTCAAGCTCATTGATAAATCGGTTGATAAACCGATATATCAACAAGAACACAAACACACATGAGAGCAACAGCAGTACACATCCCGAACCAAAAGTGTATCGATCCCTTCACCACGTAGAGAAGCTCACGCCGGCTCTCGCAAAAGTCATCAATAGAAACTTCCCCAACGTTCAATTGGGCTTCAAATGCGTCAAAACAAACAGACTGTTGTTTTCGAAGCTCAAAGATGCAACGCCGCAGTTGGAGAAGAGAAATGTGATTTACCGCATTCCCTGCGCCGATTGCGACTGCGCATACATTGGGCTGACTACGCAACAGTTGAAAAACCGTCTCTCTGGGCATCGGTCTCTCATCAACCGATACGCAGATTTGAAATCTTCCGACCCGAACAGAGCGACggagagggaggaagaattcaaaaagacggcgTTGATGGTCCATGTGATTGAAAACGAACACCGATTCGATTTACCTGGTACTAAAATTTTAGAACAGGACAATCGTTTGAACGCACTTCAAgttcttgaaatgtgtcacattttttgtgacaccaaaacggttaactatagaaccgacacaagtaatttgagtgttgtttactcgggtcttctgcactcaatcacgaacggagaaagatag